Proteins encoded together in one Calditrichota bacterium window:
- a CDS encoding S8 family serine peptidase codes for MKIWFKNLSVLVCLIAASSLFAAEFSPALDFELDKAAAKDKVSAIVILESPIDIMALDFSLHARKATLAERHREVIEALKYNAAQTQPAFQSELDELQRTGDLTGYTAYWIENLFVIHASKDFIESLRNRSDVKYVTENFKAELIDPIIGDGREHRRNPLDTETTTPGQDAIRATQVNRELGITGNGVLVANCDTGVDGSHPALASRWRGTVAPASECWRDALGGGTTFPVDNNNHGTHVMGTITGRAISGADTITVGSAPNAMWIADNAIDQGVSSNFDNDIIDAYQWFADPDNNVNTMDDVPDVIQNSWGVNTSLGYVQCFDFWNTVVTNCEAAGPVITWSAGNEGTSGLRSPAIYSLNAYQIFSVGAVDATNYSAPYPIASFSSRGPTPCTPAEPDNFKPEICAPGVDVYSSVPGGGYNGTYSGTSMAGPHVAGVVALMREACPDCDHMTIKDAIMNTAIDYGTAGQDNIYGHGFIDAYEAVLSVSNLGRIGGNVTDGTDPLGGVRVSILSGSNQVFTDVNGDYYLALSDGTYDVVFSKIGFSPDTVYGVSVVVDDTTIVNAQLVALQQITFLNEDFETGGAGWTHDAPAGWVDQWHISTERANSGTQSYKCGDTGTGNYADLSDARLTSPVLTSLPPFAQISFSTGIESEVSSFYADSAYDGGWIEISVDAGPWTNIVPVEGYNRATRYQAGGSNPYTGPAPGEPCLAGSLATWINYTLDLSAYEGSDVQLRFRFGSDANTNREGWYVDDIFGYGYVDNVLEAPSGLTILYDGDTGNLNFNWQGNSANYRLWSGPSFDGPWDTIEGTTSNTSLTIPIPVGDARYYVVTATD; via the coding sequence ATGAAAATTTGGTTTAAGAATCTGAGTGTACTCGTTTGTCTGATTGCCGCCTCGTCGCTCTTTGCCGCGGAGTTTTCGCCCGCGCTGGACTTCGAGCTGGATAAGGCAGCCGCAAAAGACAAAGTCAGCGCTATCGTCATTTTAGAAAGTCCAATCGACATCATGGCGCTGGATTTTTCGCTGCATGCGCGCAAAGCGACTCTGGCCGAGCGCCACAGAGAAGTGATCGAGGCCTTGAAGTACAACGCCGCACAAACGCAGCCTGCCTTTCAGAGCGAGCTCGATGAATTGCAGCGAACCGGAGATCTGACGGGCTACACGGCCTATTGGATCGAAAACCTGTTTGTCATTCACGCGAGCAAGGATTTCATTGAATCATTGAGAAACCGCTCAGACGTAAAATACGTCACCGAAAACTTCAAAGCGGAGTTGATCGACCCCATCATCGGCGACGGCCGCGAACACCGCCGCAATCCGCTCGATACGGAAACAACTACTCCGGGTCAAGATGCGATTCGCGCGACGCAAGTTAACCGTGAATTGGGCATCACCGGCAACGGCGTCTTGGTTGCCAATTGCGATACCGGCGTCGATGGCTCACATCCTGCACTTGCCTCCCGTTGGCGTGGAACGGTTGCTCCCGCATCCGAATGCTGGCGTGACGCATTGGGCGGTGGAACCACTTTCCCGGTCGACAACAACAACCACGGCACGCACGTCATGGGTACAATCACCGGACGCGCGATCAGCGGTGCCGATACCATCACGGTCGGCTCTGCTCCCAATGCGATGTGGATTGCCGACAATGCAATTGATCAGGGTGTGAGCAGCAATTTCGACAACGACATTATTGACGCCTATCAGTGGTTCGCGGACCCGGACAACAATGTCAACACAATGGATGACGTCCCGGACGTAATTCAAAATAGCTGGGGTGTGAACACGAGCTTGGGCTATGTGCAGTGCTTTGATTTCTGGAATACCGTCGTGACCAATTGCGAAGCCGCAGGGCCCGTAATCACGTGGTCGGCTGGAAACGAAGGCACAAGCGGTTTGCGCAGTCCGGCTATCTATTCATTGAATGCTTATCAGATATTCTCCGTCGGTGCCGTGGATGCCACGAACTACAGCGCGCCGTATCCCATTGCCAGTTTCTCAAGCCGTGGTCCGACTCCTTGTACTCCGGCCGAACCCGACAACTTTAAGCCTGAAATCTGCGCTCCCGGCGTGGACGTCTATTCGTCCGTTCCCGGCGGCGGGTATAACGGTACGTATTCCGGTACATCTATGGCCGGTCCGCACGTCGCGGGGGTTGTGGCTCTCATGCGTGAGGCCTGCCCGGATTGTGACCACATGACCATCAAAGATGCGATCATGAATACGGCTATCGACTACGGTACTGCCGGTCAAGACAACATCTATGGCCACGGCTTTATTGATGCCTACGAAGCGGTCCTGTCTGTGTCGAACCTCGGCCGCATCGGCGGCAATGTCACCGACGGAACCGATCCGCTCGGCGGCGTTCGAGTGAGTATTCTTTCAGGTTCCAATCAAGTATTCACCGACGTGAACGGCGACTACTATTTGGCGCTGTCTGACGGCACATATGACGTCGTGTTTTCCAAGATCGGTTTCAGTCCCGATACGGTTTACGGCGTTTCAGTTGTGGTCGATGATACGACCATCGTCAATGCGCAACTTGTCGCACTGCAGCAAATCACTTTCTTGAACGAAGATTTTGAAACGGGCGGCGCGGGCTGGACGCACGATGCTCCGGCAGGTTGGGTCGATCAGTGGCATATCTCTACCGAGCGCGCGAATTCCGGAACGCAATCTTACAAGTGCGGTGATACGGGTACGGGAAACTACGCCGATTTGAGCGATGCGCGTTTGACGTCGCCCGTGTTGACGTCGCTTCCGCCGTTTGCACAAATCAGTTTCTCGACAGGAATTGAGTCCGAAGTTTCCAGCTTCTATGCGGACTCCGCTTATGACGGTGGCTGGATCGAAATTTCGGTGGATGCCGGTCCGTGGACGAACATCGTTCCCGTCGAGGGCTACAACAGAGCCACCCGCTACCAAGCCGGCGGCAGTAATCCATATACCGGCCCTGCACCGGGCGAACCTTGCCTTGCCGGTTCACTTGCGACGTGGATTAACTACACTCTCGATCTGTCGGCGTATGAAGGTTCCGACGTGCAGCTTCGCTTCCGCTTTGGGTCGGATGCAAACACCAACCGCGAGGGCTGGTATGTCGATGACATTTTTGGTTACGGATATGTCGACAACGTGCTCGAAGCTCCTTCGGGACTCACGATCCTCTATGACGGAGATACGGGCAATTTGAACTTTAACTGGCAAGGAAACTCGGCCAACTACAGGCTGTGGAGCGGACCGAGTTTCGACGGGCCATGGGATACGATTGAAGGCACAACGTCGAACACGTCTCTGACCATTCCAATTCCAGTCGGAGATGCTCGTTACTATGTTGTCACGGCGACAGATTAG
- a CDS encoding DUF2961 domain-containing protein, producing the protein MNFLRIVFLLTPLFCAWGQPYWDYMLHPERLSWPLDAQIHHFSSWSRNGSNSDLGFYYGPDQFGNQILADVEGPGVVTDMWWTQDLQTSAWRWRLFVDDTTNALIDTPLVYPFGLMSPFLPPAADSSSGGYYSYVPIPFQDHIRITYNDARDIYYHVSVITFPPGTPVESFTMPPSTDYMTRLDSLSARLSTPQTPIYVPLESASNFATVLNPGERVTAFDEALSGQTRRILLVLQNRTQSVFENFWIRVYTDGYPIPDIEGPVSAAMASPLGWHNYQSTVTGSLGDSLYFNLPVVAYQEVRIEFENKTAVPQPFSTRVEWTSSQVGPFRLMGQYREANPTRFWENYLIAEFEGAGNFVGTTQDMQQPDNHVLEGDERFFIDGETTPTWHGTGTEDYFKGGRYWTPVYTQLPLHGCVAYLADSAAAYRWHNNDPVPFTTHLKYDTEVGRFNNLSGHYRTMGFAYVERPQWKAVDASGDHATHSGETLRIIGKSLDPLSPIYGTQMGDEWLGLADGALLSVNGDSVFDTEFIAPDSLAPGDYPIMVMTDSGLDTIIASWRHFGNPTVWFLPTRTDIDNAVFFGDTLDITVQGLPQDETATIAIGGIPCPWVGVTPAADSHGRIDGKIRVPLGLVEGDYPVTATTKAAGHGISDSLLHFRNWIRLEPEVLLRSSWSGARIKEEWCYDWIRHNDPAPWGRIACYVLTGNGPTSYVNLPFWAPSGGTFQAAYFFGNTVNGAIVTMEINGESSLVEHDLYEYTLYQSWVRSDTVWGGTHTLNPGYNLLTMRTVGINPSSIGWKAVLDQVLFVATEPDPAPVAVEHVRIVPIPNGITLHWSPVNEDVEGNPIVPFAYDIFSALPDDTIWVWQAETFGSDSSWTCETLQNGPVEFAVAARLGTNLPASSIRKRMLQQK; encoded by the coding sequence ATGAACTTCCTGCGAATCGTGTTTCTGCTGACTCCGCTGTTCTGTGCTTGGGGTCAGCCTTATTGGGACTATATGCTTCATCCTGAGCGGCTATCTTGGCCGTTGGATGCCCAGATCCATCACTTCTCGAGTTGGTCTCGAAATGGCAGCAATAGTGACTTGGGCTTTTATTATGGCCCGGACCAGTTCGGCAACCAGATTCTTGCAGACGTCGAAGGACCGGGAGTCGTCACAGACATGTGGTGGACGCAGGATTTACAAACATCAGCGTGGCGCTGGAGGTTGTTTGTTGACGATACCACAAACGCTCTGATTGACACACCGCTCGTGTATCCCTTTGGACTGATGAGTCCGTTTTTGCCTCCGGCGGCGGACAGCTCTTCGGGAGGTTACTACTCTTACGTGCCGATCCCATTTCAGGATCATATCCGGATTACATACAACGACGCGCGTGATATTTATTATCACGTATCCGTGATCACGTTCCCTCCGGGTACTCCTGTTGAGTCGTTCACGATGCCTCCCAGCACGGACTACATGACCAGACTTGATTCACTCTCGGCTCGGTTGTCGACACCGCAGACTCCGATCTATGTGCCGTTGGAATCGGCGTCCAATTTTGCGACCGTCTTGAATCCGGGCGAACGTGTAACCGCATTTGACGAAGCTCTGAGCGGACAGACACGGCGCATCTTGCTTGTGCTTCAAAACCGCACACAGTCGGTCTTTGAGAATTTCTGGATCAGAGTTTATACAGATGGCTATCCAATTCCTGACATAGAAGGCCCCGTCTCGGCAGCCATGGCGTCGCCTCTGGGCTGGCACAACTACCAGTCGACAGTGACGGGCTCGCTGGGGGATTCTTTGTACTTCAACTTGCCTGTCGTGGCCTACCAGGAAGTGCGCATCGAGTTTGAAAACAAGACGGCGGTTCCACAGCCTTTCTCTACGCGCGTGGAATGGACGTCGTCGCAGGTCGGGCCGTTTAGATTAATGGGGCAATACCGCGAGGCTAACCCGACTCGGTTTTGGGAAAACTATTTGATTGCGGAGTTTGAGGGCGCGGGCAATTTCGTCGGTACGACTCAAGACATGCAGCAGCCGGACAACCACGTGTTGGAAGGTGACGAGCGGTTCTTCATCGACGGGGAAACGACGCCGACGTGGCATGGCACGGGCACGGAAGACTATTTCAAAGGCGGACGCTACTGGACTCCCGTGTATACTCAGCTTCCCCTGCACGGCTGCGTGGCCTACCTTGCGGACAGCGCCGCGGCATATCGTTGGCACAACAACGATCCCGTACCGTTTACGACTCATTTGAAATATGACACGGAAGTCGGTCGGTTCAATAATCTGAGCGGTCACTACCGCACAATGGGATTTGCGTACGTGGAACGGCCGCAGTGGAAGGCCGTCGACGCAAGCGGAGACCACGCGACTCACTCGGGCGAGACGCTTCGCATCATCGGCAAATCACTTGATCCGCTTTCGCCTATCTACGGCACACAAATGGGAGACGAGTGGCTGGGTTTGGCGGACGGCGCGTTGTTGTCGGTAAACGGCGATTCGGTCTTTGATACGGAGTTCATCGCACCGGACTCATTGGCTCCGGGCGACTATCCGATCATGGTCATGACGGACTCCGGTTTAGATACGATCATTGCGTCTTGGAGGCATTTCGGGAATCCCACGGTGTGGTTTCTTCCGACCAGAACGGACATAGACAACGCAGTTTTTTTTGGCGACACGTTGGATATCACGGTGCAGGGCTTACCGCAAGACGAGACCGCAACCATTGCCATTGGTGGAATTCCATGTCCGTGGGTGGGAGTGACTCCTGCGGCGGATAGCCACGGGCGAATTGACGGAAAGATACGAGTACCGTTGGGACTTGTGGAAGGTGATTACCCGGTTACGGCCACGACGAAGGCCGCCGGACACGGGATTTCGGATAGTCTGCTGCATTTTCGCAATTGGATACGGCTCGAACCGGAAGTCTTACTGCGCTCAAGTTGGAGCGGAGCTCGCATCAAAGAAGAGTGGTGCTATGATTGGATTCGCCACAACGACCCTGCTCCGTGGGGGCGCATCGCCTGCTACGTGCTGACCGGTAACGGACCGACCAGCTACGTAAATTTGCCGTTTTGGGCGCCCTCTGGAGGAACATTTCAGGCCGCGTACTTCTTCGGCAATACGGTCAACGGCGCAATCGTTACGATGGAAATTAACGGCGAGAGCAGCCTGGTTGAACATGACCTGTACGAATACACACTTTACCAGAGTTGGGTCCGCAGTGATACGGTTTGGGGCGGCACACACACTTTGAATCCGGGATACAACCTGCTGACCATGCGGACCGTGGGGATTAATCCTTCGTCGATTGGCTGGAAAGCCGTTTTGGATCAAGTGCTGTTTGTCGCGACGGAACCTGATCCTGCTCCGGTAGCTGTGGAACATGTGCGCATCGTTCCGATTCCGAACGGCATCACGTTGCACTGGAGTCCGGTCAACGAAGACGTGGAAGGCAATCCCATTGTGCCGTTTGCCTATGACATCTTTAGCGCGCTTCCGGATGATACGATTTGGGTCTGGCAAGCGGAGACTTTTGGCAGCGACTCCTCGTGGACATGCGAGACGTTGCAAAATGGTCCGGTAGAGTTTGCGGTGGCGGCACGGCTGGGAACAAACCTTCCGGCCAGTTCAATCCGCAAGCGAATGCTTCAGCAGAAGTGA
- a CDS encoding transposase: MPRRKKQVAAAAPKESAAQLIKTVRRQTRTKYSAEDKIRIVLEGLRGDHPVAVLCRREGVSANVYYNWLKEFMEAGKARLKGEAVRGATKGEVESYRRQNEELRQTVADLMLEVRTLKKSLF, translated from the coding sequence ATGCCCAGGCGAAAGAAGCAGGTTGCGGCGGCAGCGCCGAAGGAAAGCGCGGCGCAGTTGATCAAGACGGTGCGTCGGCAGACGCGGACGAAGTACAGCGCGGAAGACAAGATCCGGATCGTTCTGGAAGGACTGCGGGGCGATCATCCGGTGGCCGTATTGTGCCGTCGGGAAGGCGTGAGCGCCAACGTGTATTACAATTGGCTGAAGGAGTTCATGGAAGCGGGGAAGGCGCGTTTGAAGGGCGAAGCGGTGCGCGGCGCGACCAAAGGGGAAGTGGAGTCGTATCGTCGTCAGAACGAAGAGCTGCGTCAGACGGTGGCCGATCTGATGCTGGAGGTGCGGACGCTCAAAAAAAGTCTCTTCTAA
- a CDS encoding YeeE/YedE family protein has product MQISSHTPLTARDKLVFILLGVYFGIVISKSEAISWFRIQEMFRFQSFYMYGLLISAILTAAISLKILRSLNLKDISGREIVVEEKDKTVWKSYLFGGLCFGVGWALTGACPGPLYTLIGTGMTVMIVPLFFALVGAWTYGYLKPKLPH; this is encoded by the coding sequence ATGCAAATCTCTTCGCATACACCTCTCACCGCTCGCGACAAACTTGTTTTCATCCTGCTCGGAGTTTACTTCGGGATTGTGATTTCCAAATCTGAAGCAATTTCGTGGTTTCGCATTCAGGAGATGTTCCGCTTTCAATCCTTTTACATGTATGGCTTGTTAATATCCGCGATTCTCACGGCGGCTATCAGCCTGAAGATTCTTCGCAGCCTCAATTTGAAAGACATCAGTGGCCGCGAAATTGTTGTCGAAGAAAAAGACAAGACCGTTTGGAAAAGTTATCTATTCGGGGGACTGTGCTTTGGAGTCGGCTGGGCATTGACAGGTGCTTGCCCCGGCCCGCTCTACACTTTGATCGGCACAGGAATGACTGTTATGATTGTACCGCTGTTTTTCGCCCTCGTCGGAGCTTGGACCTACGGTTACTTGAAACCCAAACTACCGCACTAA
- a CDS encoding sulfite exporter TauE/SafE family protein, which produces MNSFAVDIVPAFVVGLLSSAHCIGMCGPLATLGCRSKMTGGAWAPLGFSLGKLVSYSLLGLAAASLGAIFMDQTGLQKATAWVSIVGGVLMIVALILAYVLPTSGGFLAKISVAMSKRALRWGKLMSPGLGLAAAFLPCGVLYAMVARSAAASTPVNGMLIMQAFGIGTMPALLGLGALIKRIPARFSRYGNVAASALIAITAIVLLWRGMAGLAADHGPPPCCGGH; this is translated from the coding sequence ATGAACTCGTTTGCAGTTGACATTGTGCCGGCATTCGTGGTGGGACTCTTAAGTTCCGCGCACTGCATCGGCATGTGCGGCCCGTTGGCGACATTGGGTTGCCGCTCCAAAATGACGGGCGGCGCGTGGGCTCCGCTGGGATTTTCATTGGGGAAACTGGTCTCATACTCCTTGTTGGGATTGGCAGCAGCTTCACTGGGTGCCATCTTTATGGATCAAACGGGACTGCAAAAGGCGACCGCGTGGGTGTCGATCGTCGGCGGAGTCTTGATGATTGTTGCGCTGATCCTCGCGTATGTTTTGCCGACGTCGGGCGGATTCTTAGCAAAAATCTCCGTGGCGATGTCCAAGCGCGCGCTGCGATGGGGGAAATTGATGTCTCCGGGATTGGGACTGGCGGCGGCATTTTTGCCATGTGGAGTGTTGTATGCGATGGTCGCTCGATCTGCCGCGGCATCGACACCTGTGAATGGCATGTTGATCATGCAAGCCTTCGGAATCGGAACTATGCCCGCGCTGCTGGGATTGGGCGCACTGATCAAACGTATTCCCGCGAGGTTCAGCCGCTACGGCAACGTTGCCGCAAGCGCATTGATAGCAATTACGGCCATCGTACTTTTGTGGCGCGGAATGGCCGGACTTGCGGCCGATCACGGTCCTCCCCCCTGCTGCGGCGGACACTAA
- a CDS encoding MBL fold metallo-hydrolase: protein MFFRQIEDPYLAQYAYLIGCQETGEALLIDPERDIDRYVEIALRNNLKIVAVAETHIHADFVSGTREFGNNYPVRVYLSGEGGDDWQYTWEPKEPAKLFRVKHGDVFHVGNIEFEVVHTPGHTPEHICFMITDRGAGAEYPIGIISGDFVFVGDVGRPDLLESAAGEAGAKEPAAHELYRSLLEFFQFPDYLQVWPGHGAGSACGKALGSIPDTTVGYERRVNPSLLAAQSGEEKFVHEILHGQPEPPLYFAQMKKWNKQGPPLLPSEFKLQSIAPGRLPILASDSSVVIVDTRLDRDAFFDGHIPGSLWIPLTKSFPSYAGSLISAGQKIVVVCHDMQAELAVRLLWRVGLDNILGFVRTKEYETWIKKFNPKLTKLETVTFRDVLSNRSGEFMLDVRGESEFDELRLPDSVLIPHTRILSRLTEIPRDRRVVVYCSAGVRSSAVASLLSRLKYDVVAIAEGIEAAGEHLVVPEHH, encoded by the coding sequence ATGTTTTTCCGTCAAATTGAAGACCCGTATCTTGCGCAGTATGCTTACCTAATCGGTTGTCAAGAAACCGGCGAGGCGCTGTTGATCGATCCCGAACGGGATATTGACCGCTACGTCGAAATCGCGCTGCGCAATAATTTGAAAATCGTGGCTGTAGCCGAAACCCATATTCACGCCGACTTCGTCAGCGGCACGCGCGAGTTTGGGAACAACTACCCCGTGCGAGTCTATCTTTCCGGTGAGGGCGGCGACGACTGGCAGTATACATGGGAGCCCAAGGAGCCCGCGAAGCTCTTCCGGGTCAAACACGGCGACGTTTTTCACGTCGGGAATATCGAATTCGAAGTCGTTCACACCCCCGGCCACACGCCCGAACATATTTGTTTCATGATCACCGATCGCGGGGCAGGTGCTGAATATCCTATTGGAATAATCAGCGGCGATTTCGTGTTTGTCGGAGACGTCGGCAGGCCCGACTTGCTCGAATCCGCAGCCGGTGAAGCGGGCGCAAAAGAACCCGCCGCACACGAACTCTACAGATCATTGCTCGAGTTCTTCCAGTTCCCGGATTACTTGCAGGTTTGGCCCGGCCACGGAGCAGGGTCAGCCTGCGGAAAAGCACTCGGGTCGATTCCCGATACGACAGTCGGATACGAACGCCGCGTCAATCCAAGTTTGCTTGCGGCACAGAGTGGGGAAGAGAAGTTCGTCCACGAGATTCTGCACGGCCAGCCCGAACCGCCGCTGTATTTCGCGCAAATGAAAAAGTGGAACAAGCAGGGGCCGCCGCTGTTGCCTTCGGAATTCAAACTTCAGTCCATTGCTCCGGGAAGATTGCCGATTCTCGCCTCCGATTCCAGTGTCGTGATCGTGGACACGCGGCTCGATCGCGACGCCTTTTTTGATGGCCATATTCCCGGCAGCTTGTGGATTCCACTTACCAAGAGTTTTCCTTCTTATGCCGGTTCCTTGATTTCCGCGGGGCAAAAGATCGTGGTGGTATGTCACGACATGCAAGCTGAGCTGGCGGTACGCTTGCTTTGGCGGGTCGGTTTGGACAATATCCTCGGATTTGTCCGCACCAAAGAATATGAAACGTGGATCAAGAAATTCAACCCCAAGCTCACGAAACTCGAAACGGTCACGTTTCGTGACGTGCTGTCCAATCGGAGCGGTGAGTTCATGCTCGACGTGCGTGGTGAAAGCGAATTTGATGAACTCCGCTTGCCCGACTCCGTCTTGATTCCACACACCAGAATTCTGAGCAGGCTGACCGAAATCCCCAGAGACCGCCGCGTTGTGGTCTATTGCTCGGCGGGTGTGCGTTCGTCGGCGGTCGCGTCGCTGCTCTCAAGATTGAAATACGACGTGGTCGCAATCGCTGAAGGAATTGAAGCTGCGGGCGAACATCTCGTGGTCCCTGAACATCATTAG
- a CDS encoding YeeE/YedE family protein has translation MEFLFAPWPWYVCGPLIGLTVPLLLLLGGKTFGISSSLRHICAATYPKGIEYLSYNWRERGHWLLLFVAGLLIGGWIGGNLLRPENSVEISNETVTDLAKLGIADIQGLAPASLFSWHALVSWPGVFFLIFGGFMVGFGARWANGCTSGHSILGIANFQWNSLLATGGFFIGGLFTTFVILPLLF, from the coding sequence ATGGAGTTTCTTTTTGCACCCTGGCCGTGGTACGTCTGCGGGCCGCTAATTGGCCTCACCGTGCCTCTGTTGCTTCTGCTGGGCGGAAAGACATTCGGCATTTCCAGCAGCTTACGGCACATCTGCGCTGCCACGTACCCCAAGGGGATTGAATATCTCTCCTACAATTGGCGGGAACGCGGCCATTGGCTGCTGTTGTTCGTAGCCGGGCTATTGATCGGCGGATGGATCGGCGGCAACTTGCTTCGTCCTGAAAACTCGGTGGAAATATCGAATGAGACTGTAACCGACTTGGCTAAACTTGGAATTGCCGATATTCAAGGACTGGCACCGGCGTCCTTGTTTAGCTGGCACGCGCTCGTGTCGTGGCCGGGTGTATTCTTTCTGATATTCGGCGGCTTTATGGTGGGCTTTGGGGCGCGGTGGGCAAACGGTTGCACTTCCGGTCACAGCATCTTGGGCATCGCGAACTTCCAATGGAATTCGCTTCTTGCCACCGGCGGCTTCTTCATCGGCGGACTCTTTACTACTTTTGTGATCTTGCCGCTTCTTTTCTGA
- a CDS encoding T9SS type A sorting domain-containing protein, translated as MGTGEDLLGIPGGFATDPAFTISTTTPTPSKYFVTVTRDNVLWTSAVFTIVNGLSEIVVDGWTCESLVDTCSAVLEIPEEQFDVDQNNHNHLTTSVCIWLCASTPKYLLDVYDVPLTGDPFFYATLSSGCGPNTACNSDIESPAAVPYWENGTTTLVFTWADLNSQFPIYTEVDGWACLYIDLVLPVEQGSFDAVAADRSVKLTWNTLSETNLDGFNVMRKLGNDSEFELIASVQAENSPSGANYDYVDHEVANGTSYTYTLFTVNRDGSTQNWGSEVTATPNASAAVITEYALHQNYPNPFNSVTNFVFDVVEQNPVSLKIFNVNGELVAQPVDGFYSVGRHTISYDANTLATGLYFYRLTIGNTFVATRKMLLVK; from the coding sequence ATGGGAACCGGAGAGGACCTGTTGGGAATCCCCGGCGGGTTTGCCACAGACCCTGCATTCACGATCTCAACAACCACTCCCACGCCGTCGAAGTATTTTGTTACGGTCACCCGCGACAATGTCCTCTGGACTTCCGCCGTGTTTACTATTGTGAATGGTCTGAGCGAAATAGTCGTCGACGGCTGGACATGTGAGTCGCTTGTCGACACCTGTTCGGCCGTGTTGGAAATTCCGGAGGAGCAGTTTGACGTTGACCAGAACAACCACAACCACCTCACTACTTCTGTCTGCATTTGGCTTTGTGCGAGTACCCCCAAATACTTGCTGGATGTTTACGACGTCCCTTTGACGGGTGATCCGTTCTTCTATGCTACATTGTCCTCAGGCTGCGGGCCCAATACAGCATGTAATTCGGATATTGAGTCGCCGGCTGCAGTTCCGTATTGGGAGAATGGTACGACGACTCTTGTTTTCACTTGGGCAGACCTCAATTCGCAATTCCCGATCTACACCGAGGTGGATGGCTGGGCGTGTCTTTATATCGATCTCGTGCTGCCCGTTGAGCAAGGAAGTTTTGATGCTGTTGCCGCGGACCGTTCCGTGAAATTGACATGGAACACTCTGTCTGAGACTAATTTGGATGGCTTCAATGTGATGCGCAAACTCGGAAACGATTCAGAGTTCGAGCTTATCGCGTCTGTTCAGGCAGAAAATAGTCCATCCGGGGCAAATTACGACTATGTTGACCACGAAGTGGCAAATGGAACAAGCTACACGTACACATTGTTCACTGTGAACCGCGACGGCTCGACACAAAACTGGGGCAGCGAAGTCACGGCGACACCCAATGCTTCGGCTGCCGTAATTACCGAGTATGCTCTCCACCAAAACTACCCCAACCCATTCAACTCGGTCACGAATTTCGTCTTCGACGTCGTGGAGCAGAATCCCGTAAGTCTGAAAATCTTTAACGTCAACGGAGAGCTGGTTGCGCAGCCTGTTGACGGCTTTTATTCGGTTGGCCGCCATACGATTTCCTACGATGCAAACACTCTTGCAACGGGTCTGTATTTCTATAGGTTGACCATCGGCAACACCTTTGTGGCCACAAGAAAGATGCTGTTGGTCAAGTAG
- a CDS encoding FixH family protein, with amino-acid sequence MAEEKTRSKFQKYLDENLWPMIIVAFLTATVAFNVAVATIAVKHPPELMTEHYYEKGANLREVVNEKQATVRTGWKVTADMVTEDNSLVMLTVIDAAGLPCDSVIGTCSLYRPSNKHLDQEAKQILAMGAGRYAVKTEDPLLRGAWECVADLNKGEKHYKDRISFFVN; translated from the coding sequence ATGGCTGAAGAAAAGACACGTTCGAAATTTCAGAAGTACCTTGACGAGAATTTGTGGCCGATGATTATCGTCGCGTTTTTGACGGCAACGGTCGCGTTCAACGTCGCGGTCGCGACGATTGCCGTGAAGCATCCGCCGGAACTGATGACGGAGCATTACTACGAGAAGGGCGCCAACTTGCGCGAAGTCGTGAATGAAAAGCAGGCGACCGTACGCACGGGTTGGAAGGTCACGGCAGACATGGTGACGGAGGATAATTCCCTGGTGATGCTGACCGTGATCGACGCTGCGGGTTTGCCTTGTGATTCCGTGATTGGCACATGCAGCCTTTATCGTCCGTCGAACAAGCATCTCGATCAAGAAGCCAAGCAAATTCTTGCCATGGGTGCGGGCCGCTACGCCGTAAAGACCGAAGACCCGCTGTTGCGCGGAGCTTGGGAATGCGTCGCGGACTTGAACAAAGGCGAGAAACACTACAAAGACCGGATTTCCTTTTTCGTGAACTGA